The following proteins come from a genomic window of Sesamum indicum cultivar Zhongzhi No. 13 linkage group LG10, S_indicum_v1.0, whole genome shotgun sequence:
- the LOC105172017 gene encoding RHOMBOID-like protein 13 — MGKPLFYEIWEKPATSCIIGICSAIWFYIQKNNIGYSHVGLSYETAVEGHHWRIITSAFSHISILHLVFNMSALWSLGIIEQLRHIGLGVEYYLHYTILLVVLSGLLVLGMYHLLIQKFKIDYFRRVTAVGYSCVVFGWMTILSTKQPSSKLELFGFLSLPISFAPFESLIFTSIIVPQASFIGHLSGIIVGYAIAWGVIHGMNNYWAVSMLAWIVLIFIFSLKKSGTYDFGFLEIESVADSSLPSVGFPSSRNGRTLQTNTSPDMGANLV, encoded by the coding sequence ATGGGGAAACCTTTGTTTTATGAGATTTGGGAAAAGCCAGCTACAAGTTGTATAATAGGGATTTGCAGTGCAATTTGGTTCTACATTCAGAAGAATAATATTGGGTATTCGCATGTGGGTTTGAGCTATGAGACTGCAGTAGAAGGTCATCACTGGAGGATAATTACATCTGCGTTTTCGCATATTAGCATCCTTCATCTTGTTTTCAATATGAGTGCACTTTGGAGCTTGGGAATTATTGAGCAGTTACGACATATAGGTCTTGGAGTGGAGTATTATCTCCATTACACGATATTATTGGTTGTTTTGTCGGGGTTGCTAGTCCTAGGAATGTACCACCTCTTGATCCAGAAATTCAAAATCGACTATTTTCGGAGAGTGACTGCTGTTGGGTACTCTTGTGTTGTTTTTGGGTGGATGACCATTTTGTCTACTAAGCAGCCGTCATCCAAGTTGGAGCTTTTCGGATTTCTGTCACTTCCTATCAGTTTTGCACCATTTGAATCACTAATCTTTACCTCTATCATCGTCCCTCAAGCTAGTTTCATTGGTCATTTGTCCGGAATTATTGTTGGATATGCTATTGCTTGGGGAGTGATACATGGGATGAACAATTATTGGGCGGTATCTATGTTGGCATGGATTGTTCTCATATTCATATTTAGCTTGAAGAAGTCTGGTACATATGATTTTGGATTTCTTGAGATTGAATCTGTGGCAGATTCTTCTTTGCCATCTGTGGGGTTTCCGTCTTCTAGAAATGGTAGAACCTTGCAGACGAATACATCACCTGATATGGGTGCCAATCTTGTGTAG
- the LOC105172018 gene encoding B-box zinc finger protein 24 gives MKIQCDVCEKAPATVICCADEAALCAECDVEVHAANKLASKHQRLLLQCLSNKLPPCDICQERTAFIFCVEDRALFCKDCDEPIHSANSRAANHQRFLATGIRVALSTSCNKDSVKSHPEPKPPKLSSQQIGLKTPSQHVSGITSPSWAVDDLLQFSEYESSDKKEQLEFNELEWLTDINLFGEQVPQEALAAAEVPQLPVSPPSNMTSYRPAKFYTAHKKPRIEVPDDDDDDEEYFTVPDLG, from the exons ATGAAGATACAGTGCGATGTGTGCGAGAAGGCTCCAGCAACGGTGATTTGCTGCGCAGATGAGGCTGCATTGTGCGCGGAATGCGACGTGGAAGTTCATGCTGCGAACAAGCTTGCCAGCAAACACCAGAGGCTGCTTCTTCAGTGCCTCTCCAATAAGCTTCCTCCCTGTGATATTTGCCAA GAACGGACAGCGTTCATTTTCTGTGTTGAAGACAGAGCACTCTTTTGCAAGGACTGTGATGAGCCTATTCATTCAGCCAACAGCCGTGCTGCAAACCACCAGCGTTTTTTAGCTACCGGAATAAGAGTAGCTCTAAGTACAAGTTGCAATAAGGACAGTGTTAAAAGCCATCCAGAGCCAAAGCCCCCAAAACTGAGTTCACAACAGATTGGTTTGAAGACACCCTCACAGCATGTTTCTGGTATCACATCACCATCTTGGGCTGTTGATGATTTGCTACAATTTTCTGAGTATGAATCCTCCGACAAG AAAGAGCAGCTAGAGTTTAATGAGCTCGAGTGGCTGACAGACATTAATCTCTTCGGAGAACAAGTACCCCAGGAGGCTTTAGCTGCAGCCGAAGTACCTCAGCTACCGGTGTCTCCACCTAGTAACATGACATCTTACAGACCTGCAAAGTTTTACACAGCCCACAAGAAGCCTAGAATTGAAGTTcccgatgatgatgatgatgatgaggaataCTTCACAGTTCCCGATCTTGGTTGA
- the LOC105172021 gene encoding uncharacterized protein LOC105172021 isoform X4: MDATEVEEALRVFEAALSQIKWRLKPASKRRLQTDILALCSTMRPCIMVDYGGKMPELGDHLCAFLNHCKKESSIFEHLRVMVIDDMVYLIQIMTQGQAGQSPAVMQLLSAQKFFSSVLHEDGVIGDHLQRHETYTARSSLDGHATSGSPELVDLSCCLQESQVTIPTLNGWLLGYPVIYLFGKDYIEHAVYSLSTKSLHIYQIFVNRVSAFSKGYQKEELMSFTVPFDLSMEGSNEPWAQSFLAHMRGRWENCKHIWGSLHLEVSGCYPQAIAL; the protein is encoded by the exons ATGGACGCAACAGAAGTGGAAGAGGCGTTGAGGGTTTTTGAGGCAGCTCTTTCTCAAATCAAATGGAGGCTCAAGCCTGCTTCAAAGCGTCGTCTTCAAACTg ATATTTTGGCCTTGTGCTCAACAATGAGACCTTGTATCATGGTGGATTATGGCGGGAAGATGCCCGAATTGGGTGATCATCTTTGTGCATTTCTTAATCATTGCAAAAAG GAGTCTTCAATTTTTGAGCATTTGCGCGTCATGGTCATAGACGATATGGTCTATCTCATTCAG ATCATGACACAGGGCCAGGCAGGACAAAGCCCTGCAGTGATGCAGCTCCTGTCAGCTCAGAAGTTTTTCTCCTCAGTCCTTCATGAAGATGGGGTGATCGGTGATCACTTGCAAAGGCATGAGACTTACACTGCCAGGTCTTCACTTGATGGACATGCCACTTCTGGATCTCCTGAGTTAGTTGATCTCAGTTGTTGCCTTCAGGAAAGTCAGGTCACAATCCCAACCCTGAACGG GTGGCTTCTTGGATACCcagtaatttatttgtttgggAAGGACTACATTGAGCATGCTGTTTATAGTCTCTCAACCAAATCTCTTCACATCTATCAAATTTTTGTCAACAG GGTTAGTGCGTTCAGCAAAGGATATCAGAAGGAAGAACTAATGAG CTTTACTGTGCCTTTCGACCTGAGCATGGAGGGAAGCAATGAACCATGGGCACAGTCATTTTTGGCTCACATGCGAGGAAGGTGGGAGAACTGCAAGCATATCTGGGGATCTTTGCATTTGGAGGTTAGTGGTTGTTATCCACAAGCAATTGCGTTGTGA
- the LOC105172021 gene encoding uncharacterized protein LOC105172021 isoform X2, protein MDATEVEEALRVFEAALSQIKWRLKPASKRRLQTDILALCSTMRPCIMVDYGGKMPELGDHLCAFLNHCKKESSIFEHLRVMVIDDMVYLIQVRALMEFVKSSLSMETATLFVDLENDPPKIMTQGQAGQSPAVMQLLSAQKFFSSVLHEDGVIGDHLQRHETYTARSSLDGHATSGSPELVDLSCCLQESQVTIPTLNGWLLGYPVIYLFGKDYIEHAVYSLSTKSLHIYQIFVNRVSAFSKGYQKEELMSFTVPFDLSMEGSNEPWAQSFLAHMRGRWENCKHIWGSLHLEDLEVLSV, encoded by the exons ATGGACGCAACAGAAGTGGAAGAGGCGTTGAGGGTTTTTGAGGCAGCTCTTTCTCAAATCAAATGGAGGCTCAAGCCTGCTTCAAAGCGTCGTCTTCAAACTg ATATTTTGGCCTTGTGCTCAACAATGAGACCTTGTATCATGGTGGATTATGGCGGGAAGATGCCCGAATTGGGTGATCATCTTTGTGCATTTCTTAATCATTGCAAAAAG GAGTCTTCAATTTTTGAGCATTTGCGCGTCATGGTCATAGACGATATGGTCTATCTCATTCAGGTCAGAGCACTTATGGAATTTgtcaaatcaagtttgagtATGGAGACAGCAACGCTCTTTGTGGACCTTGAAAATGATCCTCCCAAg ATCATGACACAGGGCCAGGCAGGACAAAGCCCTGCAGTGATGCAGCTCCTGTCAGCTCAGAAGTTTTTCTCCTCAGTCCTTCATGAAGATGGGGTGATCGGTGATCACTTGCAAAGGCATGAGACTTACACTGCCAGGTCTTCACTTGATGGACATGCCACTTCTGGATCTCCTGAGTTAGTTGATCTCAGTTGTTGCCTTCAGGAAAGTCAGGTCACAATCCCAACCCTGAACGG GTGGCTTCTTGGATACCcagtaatttatttgtttgggAAGGACTACATTGAGCATGCTGTTTATAGTCTCTCAACCAAATCTCTTCACATCTATCAAATTTTTGTCAACAG GGTTAGTGCGTTCAGCAAAGGATATCAGAAGGAAGAACTAATGAG CTTTACTGTGCCTTTCGACCTGAGCATGGAGGGAAGCAATGAACCATGGGCACAGTCATTTTTGGCTCACATGCGAGGAAGGTGGGAGAACTGCAAGCATATCTGGGGATCTTTGCATTTGGAG GATTTGGAGGTTCTCTCTGTATGA
- the LOC105172021 gene encoding uncharacterized protein LOC105172021 isoform X3 — MDATEVEEALRVFEAALSQIKWRLKPASKRRLQTDILALCSTMRPCIMVDYGGKMPELGDHLCAFLNHCKKESSIFEHLRVMVIDDMVYLIQVRALMEFVKSSLSMETATLFVDLENDPPKIMTQGQAGQSPAVMQLLSAQKFFSSVLHEDGVIGDHLQRHETYTARSSLDGHATSGSPELVDLSCCLQESQVTIPTLNGWLLGYPVIYLFGKDYIEHAVYSLSTKSLHIYQIFVNRVSAFSKGYQKEELMSFTVPFDLSMEGSNEPWAQSFLAHMRGRWENCKHIWGSLHLELLP; from the exons ATGGACGCAACAGAAGTGGAAGAGGCGTTGAGGGTTTTTGAGGCAGCTCTTTCTCAAATCAAATGGAGGCTCAAGCCTGCTTCAAAGCGTCGTCTTCAAACTg ATATTTTGGCCTTGTGCTCAACAATGAGACCTTGTATCATGGTGGATTATGGCGGGAAGATGCCCGAATTGGGTGATCATCTTTGTGCATTTCTTAATCATTGCAAAAAG GAGTCTTCAATTTTTGAGCATTTGCGCGTCATGGTCATAGACGATATGGTCTATCTCATTCAGGTCAGAGCACTTATGGAATTTgtcaaatcaagtttgagtATGGAGACAGCAACGCTCTTTGTGGACCTTGAAAATGATCCTCCCAAg ATCATGACACAGGGCCAGGCAGGACAAAGCCCTGCAGTGATGCAGCTCCTGTCAGCTCAGAAGTTTTTCTCCTCAGTCCTTCATGAAGATGGGGTGATCGGTGATCACTTGCAAAGGCATGAGACTTACACTGCCAGGTCTTCACTTGATGGACATGCCACTTCTGGATCTCCTGAGTTAGTTGATCTCAGTTGTTGCCTTCAGGAAAGTCAGGTCACAATCCCAACCCTGAACGG GTGGCTTCTTGGATACCcagtaatttatttgtttgggAAGGACTACATTGAGCATGCTGTTTATAGTCTCTCAACCAAATCTCTTCACATCTATCAAATTTTTGTCAACAG GGTTAGTGCGTTCAGCAAAGGATATCAGAAGGAAGAACTAATGAG CTTTACTGTGCCTTTCGACCTGAGCATGGAGGGAAGCAATGAACCATGGGCACAGTCATTTTTGGCTCACATGCGAGGAAGGTGGGAGAACTGCAAGCATATCTGGGGATCTTTGCATTTGGAG TTATTGCCATAA
- the LOC105172021 gene encoding uncharacterized protein LOC105172021 isoform X1 produces the protein MDATEVEEALRVFEAALSQIKWRLKPASKRRLQTDILALCSTMRPCIMVDYGGKMPELGDHLCAFLNHCKKESSIFEHLRVMVIDDMVYLIQVRALMEFVKSSLSMETATLFVDLENDPPKIMTQGQAGQSPAVMQLLSAQKFFSSVLHEDGVIGDHLQRHETYTARSSLDGHATSGSPELVDLSCCLQESQVTIPTLNGWLLGYPVIYLFGKDYIEHAVYSLSTKSLHIYQIFVNRVSAFSKGYQKEELMSFTVPFDLSMEGSNEPWAQSFLAHMRGRWENCKHIWGSLHLEVSGCYPQAIAL, from the exons ATGGACGCAACAGAAGTGGAAGAGGCGTTGAGGGTTTTTGAGGCAGCTCTTTCTCAAATCAAATGGAGGCTCAAGCCTGCTTCAAAGCGTCGTCTTCAAACTg ATATTTTGGCCTTGTGCTCAACAATGAGACCTTGTATCATGGTGGATTATGGCGGGAAGATGCCCGAATTGGGTGATCATCTTTGTGCATTTCTTAATCATTGCAAAAAG GAGTCTTCAATTTTTGAGCATTTGCGCGTCATGGTCATAGACGATATGGTCTATCTCATTCAGGTCAGAGCACTTATGGAATTTgtcaaatcaagtttgagtATGGAGACAGCAACGCTCTTTGTGGACCTTGAAAATGATCCTCCCAAg ATCATGACACAGGGCCAGGCAGGACAAAGCCCTGCAGTGATGCAGCTCCTGTCAGCTCAGAAGTTTTTCTCCTCAGTCCTTCATGAAGATGGGGTGATCGGTGATCACTTGCAAAGGCATGAGACTTACACTGCCAGGTCTTCACTTGATGGACATGCCACTTCTGGATCTCCTGAGTTAGTTGATCTCAGTTGTTGCCTTCAGGAAAGTCAGGTCACAATCCCAACCCTGAACGG GTGGCTTCTTGGATACCcagtaatttatttgtttgggAAGGACTACATTGAGCATGCTGTTTATAGTCTCTCAACCAAATCTCTTCACATCTATCAAATTTTTGTCAACAG GGTTAGTGCGTTCAGCAAAGGATATCAGAAGGAAGAACTAATGAG CTTTACTGTGCCTTTCGACCTGAGCATGGAGGGAAGCAATGAACCATGGGCACAGTCATTTTTGGCTCACATGCGAGGAAGGTGGGAGAACTGCAAGCATATCTGGGGATCTTTGCATTTGGAGGTTAGTGGTTGTTATCCACAAGCAATTGCGTTGTGA
- the LOC105172021 gene encoding uncharacterized protein LOC105172021 isoform X5 produces MDATEVEEALRVFEAALSQIKWRLKPASKRRLQTDILALCSTMRPCIMVDYGGKMPELGDHLCAFLNHCKKESSIFEHLRVMVIDDMVYLIQVRALMEFVKSSLSMETATLFVDLENDPPKIMTQGQAGQSPAVMQLLSAQKFFSSVLHEDGVIGDHLQRHETYTARSSLDGHATSGSPELVDLSCCLQESQVTIPTLNGWLLGYPVIYLFGKDYIEHAVYSLSTKSLHIYQIFVNRLTICLESML; encoded by the exons ATGGACGCAACAGAAGTGGAAGAGGCGTTGAGGGTTTTTGAGGCAGCTCTTTCTCAAATCAAATGGAGGCTCAAGCCTGCTTCAAAGCGTCGTCTTCAAACTg ATATTTTGGCCTTGTGCTCAACAATGAGACCTTGTATCATGGTGGATTATGGCGGGAAGATGCCCGAATTGGGTGATCATCTTTGTGCATTTCTTAATCATTGCAAAAAG GAGTCTTCAATTTTTGAGCATTTGCGCGTCATGGTCATAGACGATATGGTCTATCTCATTCAGGTCAGAGCACTTATGGAATTTgtcaaatcaagtttgagtATGGAGACAGCAACGCTCTTTGTGGACCTTGAAAATGATCCTCCCAAg ATCATGACACAGGGCCAGGCAGGACAAAGCCCTGCAGTGATGCAGCTCCTGTCAGCTCAGAAGTTTTTCTCCTCAGTCCTTCATGAAGATGGGGTGATCGGTGATCACTTGCAAAGGCATGAGACTTACACTGCCAGGTCTTCACTTGATGGACATGCCACTTCTGGATCTCCTGAGTTAGTTGATCTCAGTTGTTGCCTTCAGGAAAGTCAGGTCACAATCCCAACCCTGAACGG GTGGCTTCTTGGATACCcagtaatttatttgtttgggAAGGACTACATTGAGCATGCTGTTTATAGTCTCTCAACCAAATCTCTTCACATCTATCAAATTTTTGTCAACAG ATTGACAATATGTCTGGAGTCGATGCTATAG
- the LOC105172020 gene encoding fructokinase-2 has product MAASNGASSNGLIVSFGEMLIDFVPTVSGVSLAEAPGFLKAPGGAPANVAIAVARLGGKAAFVGKLGDDEFGHMLAGILKENGVSADGVNFDKGARTALAFVTLRADGEREFMFYRNPSADMLLTPDELNLELIRSAKVFHYGSISLIVEPCRSAHLKAMEVAKSAGALLSYDPNLRLPLWPSAEYAKEQIKSIWNKADVIKVSDEELVFLTGSDKVDDESAMSLWHDNLKLLLVTLGAKGCRYYTKNFRGAVEGFAVKTVDTTGAGDSFVGALLGKIVDDHSIIQDETRLKEALKYACACGAITTTKKGAIPALPAHSEVLSVLNGPK; this is encoded by the exons ATGGCGGCGAGCAACGGCGCTTCGAGCAACGGTCTGATCGTCAGTTTTGGTGAGATGTTGATCGACTTCGTCCCGACGGTGTCGGGGGTGTCGCTGGCGGAGGCGCCGGGGTTCCTGAAG GCTCCCGGCGGCGCCCCGGCCAACGTCGCCATAGCCGTCGCAAGGCTCGGCGGGAAGGCCGCGTTTGTCGGCAAGCTTGGGGACGATGAGTTCGGCCACATGCTCGCTGGGATCCTGAAGGAGAACGGCGTGTCTGCCGATGGTGTGAACTTTGACAAAGGTGCGCGCACTGCTCTGGCGTTTGTGACCCTACGCGCCGACGGAGAGCGTGAGTTCATGTTCTATAGGAATCCCAGCGCTGACATGCTGCTCACCCCCGATGAGTTGAATCTCGAACTCATTAGATCT GCTAAAGTGTTCCATTATGGATCAATAAGCTTGATCGTGGAGCCATGCAGATCAGCGCATTTGAAAGCCATGGAAGTGGCCAAGAGCGCTGGAGCATTGCTTTCTTATGACCCCAACCTCCGGCTGCCGCTGTGGCCGTCAGCTGAGTATGCTAAAGAGCAAATAAAGAGCATTTGGAATAAAGCAGATGTGATCAAGGTCAGTGATGAGGAGCTCGTATTTCTCACCGGAAGCGATAAGGTTGATGATGAATCCGCCATGTCCCTATGGCACGACAACTTGAAGCTCCTCTTAGTTACACTTGGAGCCAAGGGTTGCAGATATTATACCAAG AATTTTCGGGGAGCTGTGGAAGGGTTTGCAGTGAAGACAGTAGACACAACTGGGGCAGGTGATTCCTTTGTGGGAGCCCTCCTTGGGAAGATTGTTGACGACCATTCAATAATCCAG GACGAAACGAGGTTGAAGGAAGCATTGAAGTATGCATGTGCATGTGGAGCAATAACCACGACTAAAAAGGGTGCAATCCCAGCTCTTCCAGCACACTCCGAGGTCCTTTCCGTTCTCAATGGACCAAAATAG